One window of the Devosia sp. 2618 genome contains the following:
- the mdtN gene encoding multidrug transporter subunit MdtN yields the protein MRSLLGKIIGYGIIVATIVLIYVAWATNVTSPRSDVAEIEAPIVHISSTVPGRVIAIEVSNNARVSKGDILFRIDPEPYQLRLDQAQAELRAAESEVAQGERNIATEQSNADVAQKQIERAQFNADLAQQTLDRLEPLLERGFVTAQQVDQARTTLNDSLVSLEQALQQSQGATQIIGTLDTRKAQVDTARATVALTQRDLDNTIIRAPFDGRIVGLVMPPGEYVITGQTVFSLIDTSGWEAVAFFRETELASITIGDEAQVFVMADAKNPIQGTVSAIGWGVRSEDSATILGLPLVSNSLNWVKVAKRFPVYIHLHEPPDGLMRVGASAVVVISESQGETGDGSAKH from the coding sequence ATGCGTTCTCTGCTCGGAAAAATCATCGGCTACGGCATCATCGTCGCCACCATTGTGCTGATCTATGTGGCCTGGGCCACCAACGTCACCAGCCCGCGCTCCGATGTCGCCGAAATCGAGGCGCCGATTGTTCATATTTCGTCCACCGTGCCGGGCCGTGTCATCGCCATTGAGGTGAGCAACAACGCCCGGGTCAGCAAGGGCGATATCTTGTTCCGCATCGATCCGGAGCCCTATCAGTTACGGCTCGATCAGGCGCAGGCCGAACTGCGCGCCGCCGAGTCCGAAGTCGCGCAGGGCGAGCGCAATATCGCCACCGAGCAAAGCAATGCCGATGTCGCGCAAAAGCAGATCGAGCGCGCCCAGTTCAACGCTGATCTGGCTCAGCAGACGCTCGACCGCCTTGAGCCATTGCTCGAACGCGGCTTCGTCACGGCTCAGCAGGTCGATCAGGCGCGCACCACGCTCAACGACTCCCTGGTCAGCCTCGAGCAGGCGCTGCAACAGTCGCAGGGCGCTACGCAGATCATCGGTACACTCGATACCCGTAAGGCGCAGGTCGATACAGCCCGCGCCACCGTGGCACTCACTCAGCGCGACCTCGACAACACCATCATCCGAGCGCCCTTCGACGGCCGCATCGTCGGTCTTGTCATGCCACCAGGTGAGTATGTCATCACCGGCCAGACGGTGTTTTCGCTGATCGATACCTCGGGCTGGGAGGCGGTCGCCTTCTTCCGTGAAACCGAACTAGCTTCCATCACCATTGGCGACGAGGCGCAGGTCTTCGTCATGGCCGATGCCAAAAATCCGATACAAGGCACCGTTTCGGCCATTGGCTGGGGCGTGCGCTCCGAGGATTCCGCCACCATTCTGGGCCTGCCGCTGGTCTCCAACTCGCTCAACTGGGTCAAGGTCGCCAAGCGCTTTCCGGTCTATATTCACCTGCATGAGCCGCCTGATGGGCTGATGCGGGTGGGGGCATCGGCCGTCGTCGTCATTTCCGAATCCCAGGGCGAGACGGGCGATGGCAGCGCCAAACACTAG
- a CDS encoding TolC family protein, with protein MSRRVLALLVAGLAAISLAACSSSALKLASASPTTPYQGTAGQPAINGGGADFGVAPDLSMPIVIAAPKLSSSHTYSLPELIDIAQLSNPVTRAAWQRAREAAAAAGAVEATYLPILTADVLAGYAVTSNTVPGINTPLVTVNSGTVTTSGMQVSPALAVKWLLFDFGGRDAARASAQQLSFAADVTFNAAHQKLIFDVSNAFFQFSAARSQTRINRESLDNAKVVLSAAEARLGQGIATTMEVAQAKQQVAQAEFDLTQATGRERNTYHYLLESMGISPTTKINVQDISGRALPRVVPTDLDNLIVASLQRRPDVQAAFARVKANKEGIAAARAEFMPKVALTGTVNQTIGHYSVDDSSFGTLASVDVNQPNAAVLVGLSLPLFDGGLRDARMQAAVAQSAASEQEFAQLQNLAAREIVVGYDVLRTSLSGYAAATALVNAAQTNYDAALDYYKNGLGTLADISIAQTGLLKAQYARAQARSDSLSAAATMAFATGQLTNAGVP; from the coding sequence ATGTCGCGCCGCGTCCTTGCTCTGCTGGTTGCGGGCCTCGCGGCCATCAGCCTCGCCGCCTGTTCGTCGTCCGCGCTCAAGCTTGCCTCTGCCAGCCCGACCACGCCCTACCAGGGCACTGCCGGGCAGCCCGCTATCAATGGCGGTGGCGCAGATTTCGGCGTTGCGCCCGATCTCAGCATGCCCATCGTCATCGCTGCGCCCAAGCTGAGCAGCAGCCACACCTATAGCCTGCCCGAGCTGATCGACATCGCACAACTGTCCAATCCGGTGACGCGCGCCGCCTGGCAGCGGGCCCGAGAAGCTGCCGCCGCCGCTGGCGCTGTCGAAGCCACCTATCTGCCCATTCTCACTGCCGATGTGTTGGCCGGTTACGCTGTGACCTCAAACACCGTCCCGGGCATCAATACGCCACTGGTGACGGTCAATTCGGGAACGGTCACGACCTCGGGTATGCAGGTGTCGCCTGCGCTGGCCGTCAAATGGCTGCTGTTTGATTTCGGCGGCCGCGACGCTGCCCGCGCTAGCGCCCAGCAGCTCTCGTTTGCTGCCGACGTCACCTTCAATGCAGCCCATCAAAAGCTCATCTTCGACGTCAGCAACGCCTTCTTCCAGTTTAGCGCGGCCCGCTCGCAGACTCGTATCAATCGCGAATCCCTCGATAACGCCAAGGTCGTGCTGAGCGCCGCCGAAGCGCGTCTGGGGCAGGGTATCGCCACCACGATGGAAGTGGCGCAAGCCAAGCAACAGGTAGCCCAGGCCGAGTTCGACCTGACCCAGGCCACTGGCCGCGAACGCAACACCTATCACTACTTGCTTGAATCGATGGGAATTTCGCCCACCACCAAGATCAATGTGCAGGATATTTCTGGCCGTGCTCTGCCACGCGTCGTCCCCACCGATCTCGACAACCTTATTGTCGCCTCGCTGCAGCGTCGTCCCGATGTGCAGGCGGCCTTCGCCCGCGTCAAAGCCAACAAGGAAGGCATTGCCGCCGCACGTGCCGAATTTATGCCTAAGGTCGCGCTGACTGGCACGGTCAATCAGACCATCGGCCATTACTCGGTCGACGACAGCAGCTTCGGCACCTTGGCCAGCGTCGATGTAAACCAGCCTAATGCCGCCGTTCTGGTTGGCCTCAGCCTGCCGCTGTTTGATGGTGGCCTGCGCGATGCCCGTATGCAGGCCGCAGTTGCCCAGTCTGCCGCATCTGAACAGGAATTCGCACAGCTGCAAAATCTGGCGGCGCGCGAAATTGTGGTCGGTTACGACGTATTGCGCACCAGCCTCTCGGGCTATGCCGCCGCTACTGCGCTCGTCAACGCCGCCCAGACCAACTACGATGCGGCGCTCGACTATTACAAAAACGGCCTCGGCACCTTGGCCGATATCAGCATCGCCCAGACCGGCCTGCTCAAAGCCCAATACGCCCGCGCCCAGGCCCGCAGCGACTCCCTAAGCGCCGCCGCCACCATGGCCTTCGCCACAGGGCAGTTGACCAATGCAGGCGTGCCGTAA
- a CDS encoding DUF1028 domain-containing protein has translation MTYSIVARDPKTGALGVATATAGPAVGALVPHVRAGIGAVATQAMTNPYLAFDGLEKLGSMAAKSAMAAALAVDAEHDRRQVIMIDRYGETAAWTGSLCDGFAGHLQGVDVAVAGNLLTGPTVLQAMMEAFRGEDLGERLLAALVAGEAAGGDRRGTSSAALKVYSNQQFADVDLRVDWSARPLPALAELMEKTLSGGYADFFADVTRR, from the coding sequence ATGACCTATTCCATTGTCGCCCGTGACCCTAAAACCGGTGCGCTTGGCGTTGCCACCGCCACGGCAGGTCCTGCTGTTGGCGCGCTGGTGCCCCATGTTCGTGCCGGAATCGGTGCGGTCGCGACGCAGGCGATGACCAATCCCTATCTGGCGTTTGATGGGCTAGAGAAACTGGGAAGCATGGCCGCGAAGAGCGCAATGGCGGCAGCTTTGGCGGTCGATGCCGAGCATGATCGGCGTCAGGTCATCATGATCGATCGTTATGGCGAAACGGCCGCCTGGACAGGATCGTTATGCGACGGCTTTGCGGGGCACCTACAAGGCGTCGACGTCGCCGTGGCGGGCAATCTGCTGACTGGGCCAACCGTGCTCCAAGCGATGATGGAAGCGTTCCGTGGGGAAGATCTTGGCGAACGACTGTTGGCCGCGCTTGTCGCAGGTGAAGCGGCCGGCGGAGACCGTCGCGGCACCAGTTCGGCCGCGCTCAAGGTCTATTCCAACCAGCAGTTCGCTGATGTCGATCTGAGAGTCGATTGGTCCGCTAGGCCATTGCCGGCGCTGGCTGAGTTGATGGAAAAGACGCTTTCAGGCGGCTATGCAGATTTTTTCGCGGACGTCACGCGACGGTAG
- a CDS encoding ABC transporter permease: MGSYIAKRLLAAIPVIIGLSIIVFLVMKLIPGDPAQALLGSYATPDNVARINRALGLDRSWPEQYFIWVGNLLQGDFGRSYILNRPVLDEVLERFSATLILAGASLLICSVLGILAGTVSAVRQFGWTDRIVTFFVLIGISMPAFFLGLIFILFFAVQWRLLPASGMYAVYGGGDLPDLLRHLILPAGTLAIVATGVVARLTRAAMLEVLRQDFVRTARAKGLGEGAVIWRHAFRAALVSVIPVLGIQAGFVLGGAVYIETVFQWPGLGQMLVKAVSTRDLLLVQGGVLVAATVYVLVNLLADVAQATLDPRLKG, translated from the coding sequence ATGGGCAGTTACATCGCAAAGCGACTTCTGGCGGCGATCCCGGTGATCATCGGCCTGTCCATCATCGTGTTTCTGGTGATGAAGCTCATTCCCGGCGATCCGGCACAGGCGCTGCTCGGTTCCTATGCCACGCCAGACAATGTGGCGCGTATCAACCGAGCGCTCGGCCTCGACCGCTCATGGCCCGAGCAGTATTTTATATGGGTCGGCAATCTGCTGCAGGGCGATTTTGGTCGCTCCTATATCCTCAATCGCCCAGTTCTTGATGAAGTGCTTGAGCGCTTCAGCGCTACGCTGATCCTTGCCGGTGCATCGCTGTTGATCTGTTCGGTGCTGGGTATTCTGGCGGGCACTGTGTCGGCCGTCCGCCAGTTTGGCTGGACCGACCGCATCGTCACCTTTTTCGTGCTGATCGGCATCTCCATGCCCGCCTTCTTCCTCGGGCTGATCTTTATTCTGTTCTTTGCCGTGCAATGGCGCCTGCTTCCGGCCTCAGGCATGTATGCCGTCTATGGCGGCGGCGATCTGCCAGATTTGCTGCGCCACCTCATCCTGCCAGCCGGCACCTTGGCCATCGTCGCGACCGGGGTCGTGGCGCGCCTGACCCGCGCGGCCATGCTCGAAGTGCTGCGTCAGGATTTCGTCCGCACGGCGCGCGCCAAGGGTCTTGGCGAAGGCGCCGTCATTTGGCGCCATGCCTTTCGGGCCGCCCTTGTATCGGTCATTCCGGTGCTCGGCATTCAGGCGGGTTTTGTGCTCGGCGGCGCCGTCTATATCGAAACCGTGTTCCAGTGGCCGGGTCTCGGCCAGATGCTGGTCAAGGCCGTCTCCACCCGGGATCTGTTGCTGGTACAGGGTGGGGTTCTCGTCGCGGCCACCGTCTATGTGCTGGTCAATCTTCTGGCCGATGTGGCGCAAGCCACGCTTGATCCGAGGCTCAAGGGATGA
- a CDS encoding FUSC family protein — protein MAAPNTRASLLDFLREELKPYDGRLGRSLRMALACVIVVLVAMSQQVPEAALSCYLIFFASRNNAGSGILIAAGLIIAASVGILFGLVFLQLAADEPMLRLSLLVVFTFAGMFFSQASRIGAIAATIGFVLAFVMTLYDIVPIPELLSRGLSWMWVVVFFPMATLILVNVLFGPNPAKLARRAVAERLRMAERLLAGDVSAREPAEALLSEGLSELSTVSRMGGLFGYFSKDEGRRLVAMGPESQRLLALALALPRGDTVDQRRTLVALVDAVELGAPLAYFHSPVAQGAVSRATANLVGVWNGTLSEIADSAEPKAALLAPDAFTNPVYIQFALKALLAVVITYMIYTAWDWFEVHTAMITCFYVALGSAGETLHKSALRIAGCIIGAAMGIGAIYFFMPHMTDIGHLLILVGVGAFIAAWVSNGSGRIQYMGWQMALAFFLCVLQGFSPSLDIAVATNRIIGILIGNVVVALIFLGIWPISVTGSFGLALQNAVAPLTRTLRRQPTRLANVWPLLAEAKRLGGLSIFEANRLRIRSPVLPHGTTIADAVDAATQTLLRLEATRSAPRYLFGAPRCVKAATLAYEASAAQFLDRAASAMVVSGPQTRTELTQQLDHSAAALQRLDIMAARQGGARSWWKRDLDKTMMLYRQLQTELSSATGHVF, from the coding sequence ATGGCAGCGCCAAACACTAGGGCCAGCCTTCTCGATTTTCTGCGCGAGGAACTGAAGCCCTATGACGGGCGGCTGGGCCGCTCGCTGCGCATGGCGCTGGCCTGCGTCATCGTTGTACTGGTGGCCATGAGCCAGCAGGTGCCCGAGGCGGCGCTATCCTGCTACCTGATCTTTTTTGCATCGCGCAACAATGCCGGCTCCGGCATTCTGATCGCCGCCGGGCTGATCATTGCCGCCTCGGTCGGCATCCTGTTTGGGCTGGTCTTCCTGCAGCTGGCCGCTGACGAACCCATGCTGCGGCTGTCGCTGCTGGTGGTCTTCACGTTCGCCGGCATGTTCTTCTCACAAGCCAGCCGCATCGGCGCCATCGCCGCCACCATTGGCTTCGTGCTCGCCTTTGTCATGACGCTCTATGACATCGTGCCGATCCCGGAATTGCTGTCGCGGGGACTGAGCTGGATGTGGGTTGTGGTGTTTTTTCCCATGGCCACGCTGATCCTCGTCAACGTGCTGTTCGGCCCCAATCCAGCCAAGCTGGCCCGCCGCGCCGTGGCCGAACGTTTGCGCATGGCCGAACGCCTGCTGGCAGGCGATGTTAGCGCCCGTGAACCTGCCGAAGCGCTGCTCTCCGAGGGACTGAGCGAACTCAGCACCGTGTCGCGCATGGGTGGCCTGTTCGGATATTTCTCCAAAGATGAAGGCCGCCGCCTCGTCGCCATGGGCCCCGAAAGCCAACGCCTGCTAGCCCTGGCTCTGGCGCTGCCCCGCGGCGACACGGTCGACCAACGCCGCACGCTTGTCGCCCTTGTCGACGCCGTGGAGCTGGGCGCGCCGCTTGCGTATTTCCATTCGCCGGTCGCGCAGGGAGCCGTGTCTAGGGCGACCGCAAATCTCGTAGGCGTTTGGAACGGCACGCTGAGCGAAATCGCTGACTCCGCCGAACCCAAGGCCGCACTTCTGGCGCCAGACGCCTTCACCAACCCCGTCTATATCCAGTTCGCGCTCAAGGCGTTGCTGGCGGTTGTCATCACCTACATGATCTATACCGCCTGGGACTGGTTCGAAGTCCACACCGCCATGATCACCTGCTTTTACGTCGCGCTCGGCAGCGCCGGTGAAACTCTGCACAAGTCCGCTTTGCGCATCGCCGGCTGCATTATCGGCGCCGCCATGGGCATTGGCGCAATCTACTTTTTCATGCCGCACATGACCGATATAGGTCACCTGCTGATCCTGGTCGGCGTCGGCGCCTTCATCGCCGCCTGGGTGTCCAATGGCAGCGGCCGCATTCAATATATGGGCTGGCAAATGGCGCTGGCCTTTTTCCTTTGCGTGCTGCAGGGCTTCAGCCCAAGCCTTGATATTGCCGTGGCCACCAATCGCATCATCGGCATTCTCATCGGCAATGTGGTGGTAGCGCTGATTTTCCTCGGCATCTGGCCGATCAGCGTCACCGGCAGTTTTGGGCTGGCTTTGCAAAATGCCGTCGCGCCATTGACCCGCACCTTGCGTCGCCAGCCGACACGCCTTGCCAATGTCTGGCCGCTGCTGGCCGAGGCCAAGCGCTTGGGCGGCCTATCGATTTTCGAAGCCAATCGCCTGCGCATCCGCTCGCCGGTGCTGCCGCATGGCACCACCATTGCCGACGCCGTCGATGCTGCTACCCAAACTTTGCTGCGTCTTGAAGCCACTCGCAGCGCGCCACGCTATCTGTTTGGTGCACCGCGCTGTGTGAAAGCGGCAACGCTGGCCTATGAAGCGTCTGCCGCTCAGTTCCTCGACCGCGCGGCTTCGGCTATGGTCGTCTCGGGGCCTCAAACGCGAACAGAGCTGACGCAACAGCTCGACCACAGCGCCGCAGCGCTCCAACGGCTCGATATTATGGCGGCACGACAGGGCGGCGCGCGCTCGTGGTGGAAACGGGATCTGGACAAAACGATGATGCTCTATCGCCAATTGCAGACCGAGCTTTCCAGCGCCACCGGGCACGTCTTTTAA
- a CDS encoding SMP-30/gluconolactonase/LRE family protein, which translates to MNKLIFAAAVCLLPFTPALAQEAPKPAEPFVAGKPLGVTGREDGVYTPMSDNVKVYGAVVSAESCSYDAERGLILSINRGVGQMFQENDGFVSLINHDGSVHTAKWIGVNRNGLVLNEPFGSHIRDGVLYVADRDGGTADGAPSVAVIRKFDLATGAPAGEISVPESTWFNDIEVAADGTIYATQTGGGRDELPMRLFKITPDGEASILIDGAPLLSPNGVAIDNDGNIVVLNMGDTSILTLSPEGELLKTEHAAQAGSDGIAIMEDGTKYVSSVMLGGVSKIPPGGEAELIATGIPSAASLCYDSGADQLVIPLNANNGLAFVPLD; encoded by the coding sequence TTGAACAAGCTCATTTTTGCGGCAGCGGTTTGCCTGCTGCCATTTACACCCGCCTTGGCGCAAGAGGCGCCCAAACCAGCCGAGCCGTTTGTGGCAGGCAAGCCGCTCGGCGTGACGGGTCGCGAAGACGGCGTTTACACGCCGATGTCTGACAATGTGAAAGTCTACGGTGCCGTGGTCAGCGCCGAGAGCTGCTCGTATGATGCCGAACGCGGACTGATCCTGTCGATCAATCGCGGCGTTGGGCAGATGTTCCAGGAAAATGATGGCTTCGTCTCGCTGATCAATCACGACGGCTCCGTGCACACCGCCAAGTGGATCGGCGTCAACCGCAATGGCCTGGTGCTGAACGAGCCCTTTGGCAGCCACATTCGCGATGGCGTTCTCTATGTCGCCGACCGCGATGGTGGCACGGCAGACGGCGCACCAAGCGTGGCTGTGATCCGCAAGTTCGACCTCGCCACTGGCGCACCGGCGGGCGAAATTTCGGTACCTGAATCAACCTGGTTCAACGATATTGAAGTTGCCGCCGACGGCACGATCTATGCGACCCAGACTGGTGGTGGCCGTGACGAACTGCCGATGCGCCTGTTCAAGATCACCCCAGATGGTGAGGCCAGCATCCTGATCGATGGAGCGCCGCTGCTGTCGCCAAACGGCGTCGCGATCGACAATGACGGCAATATCGTCGTGCTGAATATGGGCGACACGTCCATCCTCACCCTTTCGCCTGAGGGCGAACTGCTCAAGACCGAGCATGCGGCGCAGGCCGGTAGCGACGGCATCGCCATCATGGAAGATGGCACCAAATATGTGTCCAGCGTGATGCTGGGTGGTGTCTCCAAGATCCCGCCGGGCGGCGAAGCAGAGCTGATCGCCACCGGCATCCCAAGCGCGGCCTCGCTGTGCTACGACAGCGGCGCAGATCAGCTGGTTATTCCGCTCAATGCCAATAACGGCCTGGCCTTCGTGCCGCTCGACTAA
- a CDS encoding YtcA family lipoprotein has protein sequence MIRLFLAVVAALCSVGCTGTARAPSVPVFGSFFPAWIICAVGGVVVTLIVRALLIRLRLDEHLPAPPLVYLCLTIGCGILGWLVWSGVIG, from the coding sequence ATGATCAGGCTCTTTCTGGCAGTGGTGGCAGCGCTTTGTTCGGTGGGATGCACCGGTACGGCCCGCGCCCCCTCGGTGCCCGTTTTCGGATCGTTTTTCCCCGCCTGGATCATCTGCGCCGTCGGTGGCGTCGTGGTCACGCTGATCGTTCGGGCACTGCTGATCCGCCTGAGGCTCGATGAACATCTGCCGGCGCCGCCGCTGGTCTACCTGTGTCTGACGATCGGTTGCGGCATCCTTGGATGGCTTGTGTGGTCGGGAGTGATCGGCTGA
- a CDS encoding MurR/RpiR family transcriptional regulator, translated as MNHDHDDPGSSTAHELLRQRYDANAASFSRAERLVADHLLQLPPAELAFLSGDMLAQSTGTSDATVIRTARRLGFSGLPELKRQVTRSIARTSSVPRRLERRYQAVGSDAGTARDAVFAAALELVEATQQAVDPDAIDRAVAALEGADTVWCLGMGTSEQPARHLAIGLLRAGLRTRVLASSNFTLANDVVGMRSGDVLVVFQAAVQRKDIEALIAHANAIGAKTILVSGVQLHEAYRERVTVAIQSMGVASKLASSAIGAMVVADLLTHCLAAGNVGRAIDTHARLGQLRQSVE; from the coding sequence ATGAATCACGACCACGACGATCCGGGCTCATCGACGGCGCATGAGCTGTTGCGGCAGCGGTATGATGCGAATGCCGCCAGCTTCAGCCGCGCCGAGCGGCTTGTCGCCGACCATTTGCTGCAACTGCCGCCGGCCGAACTGGCTTTTCTGAGCGGCGACATGCTCGCTCAGTCGACTGGCACCAGCGACGCAACAGTGATCCGCACCGCCAGGCGGCTCGGTTTTTCGGGCCTGCCAGAACTCAAGCGGCAGGTGACGCGTTCAATTGCCCGCACCAGCTCGGTGCCGCGTCGGCTTGAGCGTCGTTACCAAGCCGTCGGCAGCGACGCAGGCACGGCGCGGGATGCGGTGTTTGCCGCCGCGCTCGAACTGGTCGAGGCCACCCAGCAGGCAGTGGATCCAGACGCCATTGATCGCGCCGTTGCCGCGCTGGAAGGCGCCGATACGGTCTGGTGCCTTGGCATGGGCACGTCCGAGCAACCGGCCCGCCATCTGGCAATCGGTCTGCTGCGGGCAGGGCTGCGCACCCGCGTATTGGCATCGAGCAATTTCACCCTCGCCAATGATGTGGTCGGCATGCGTTCCGGCGATGTGCTCGTGGTGTTTCAAGCGGCGGTGCAGCGCAAGGATATCGAAGCGCTGATCGCGCATGCCAATGCCATCGGCGCCAAGACGATCCTCGTTTCCGGCGTGCAGCTGCACGAGGCCTATCGCGAGCGGGTCACCGTCGCCATCCAATCCATGGGCGTCGCGTCGAAGCTGGCGAGCTCTGCCATCGGGGCCATGGTGGTGGCCGATCTGCTCACCCATTGTCTCGCCGCCGGCAATGTCGGCCGCGCCATCGATACCCATGCACGGCTCGGCCAACTCCGCCAAAGCGTCGAGTAG
- a CDS encoding ABC transporter ATP-binding protein, producing MANPHLDRLHADRLSVGYPGVVILDKVSASIPDGKITALIGANGSGKSTLLRTLGRVLDPLDGTVLLDGKNIVTSPRKAVARLLALLPQSPIAPDGLTVRQLCRFGRYPHKGFLSQPSAHDEEVVEQSLAAAGLLDLAERPLHRLSGGQRQRAWIAMALAQETPILLLDEPTTYLDIAHQMEVLQLLRQLNAEQGRTVVMVMHDLNHAAQYAHHIIAVADGGILAAGSPTELLTPDLILKVFGVSATVIPHPIDGTPLCLPLACAVFDKPTL from the coding sequence GTGGCTAACCCGCATCTAGACCGCCTGCATGCCGACCGCCTCAGCGTCGGTTATCCCGGCGTCGTCATTCTCGACAAAGTCTCCGCCTCCATCCCTGACGGCAAAATAACCGCACTGATCGGGGCCAATGGCAGTGGCAAGTCCACGCTGTTGCGCACACTTGGTCGCGTGCTCGATCCGCTGGACGGCACGGTGCTGCTCGATGGCAAGAACATCGTCACCAGCCCTCGCAAGGCGGTGGCCCGTCTGCTGGCCCTGTTGCCGCAAAGCCCTATTGCGCCTGATGGTCTGACGGTGCGTCAGCTTTGCCGCTTTGGCCGCTATCCGCATAAGGGGTTCCTGTCCCAACCGAGTGCGCATGACGAGGAAGTCGTCGAGCAATCGCTCGCAGCGGCGGGGCTGCTGGATCTAGCCGAGCGGCCGCTGCATCGTCTGTCCGGCGGCCAGCGTCAACGCGCCTGGATCGCAATGGCGCTGGCGCAGGAAACGCCGATTCTTTTGCTCGACGAGCCAACTACATATCTCGATATCGCCCACCAGATGGAAGTGCTGCAACTGCTGCGCCAGCTCAATGCCGAGCAGGGGCGTACGGTGGTGATGGTGATGCATGATCTCAATCACGCCGCTCAATATGCGCACCACATCATCGCGGTGGCCGATGGAGGCATTCTAGCAGCGGGCTCGCCGACCGAACTGCTGACGCCTGACCTCATCTTGAAGGTGTTCGGCGTCAGCGCCACGGTTATCCCCCATCCCATTGATGGCACACCGCTTTGTTTGCCTCTGGCCTGCGCCGTCTTCGACAAGCCGACGCTTTGA
- a CDS encoding ABC transporter substrate-binding protein, whose amino-acid sequence MMATALALVGPVAAQTPPNVLVIGQIAEPASLDPHVSTAANDFRIAVNLYDGLVRNKPGTLEIEPALATAWTISDDGLEYTFNLREGVTFHDGTPFNAEAVKFNFDRMLDENHPFASTGPFPLAFFFSSVDKVEAVDDLTVKFTLNEPFAPFMSNLASPTGLIVSPAAVEQYGADYGRHPVGTGPFKFEQWQSNTSVVASRNDAYWDGAPTLEAVIFRPITDANTRVAEMLSGGIDVLLETPPDNIAQFSNDANYQVKEVVGPHVWYVMLNAKDGPFADKRVRQAVNYAVNKQSLVDNVLQGTAGVSAGPIPPAFNWAYNEDVQPYPYDPEKAKALLAEADAEGATLTFLVTEGGSGMLDPVPMGTAIQADLAAVGLKVEIKTYEWNTFLSEVNPGLEGKADMAEMAWMTSDPDTLPFLTLRTAAFPAEGGFNSSYYSNPEVDKLLDEARVATDQSVRGDLYKQVQAITHEDAPWLFVANWKQNAVVTSAVGDFELQPDFSLVLRDVTKQ is encoded by the coding sequence ATGATGGCAACCGCGCTCGCGCTGGTTGGCCCGGTTGCTGCCCAGACGCCGCCGAATGTACTTGTCATTGGCCAGATCGCTGAGCCAGCATCGCTTGACCCGCATGTGTCGACGGCCGCCAACGATTTCCGTATCGCCGTCAATCTTTATGACGGTCTGGTGCGCAACAAGCCCGGCACGCTCGAGATCGAGCCTGCGCTAGCAACGGCGTGGACCATTTCCGACGATGGCCTCGAATACACCTTCAACCTGCGTGAAGGCGTCACCTTTCACGACGGCACGCCGTTCAATGCAGAAGCCGTCAAGTTTAACTTCGACCGCATGCTGGATGAAAACCACCCCTTCGCATCGACCGGCCCATTTCCGCTGGCCTTCTTTTTCTCCTCGGTGGACAAGGTCGAGGCTGTCGACGACCTGACCGTCAAGTTCACGCTGAACGAGCCCTTCGCGCCGTTCATGTCCAACCTTGCCTCGCCCACCGGACTGATCGTTTCGCCCGCCGCCGTCGAGCAGTATGGGGCCGATTACGGTCGTCATCCGGTTGGTACCGGCCCGTTCAAGTTCGAGCAGTGGCAGTCCAATACCAGCGTCGTCGCCTCGCGCAATGATGCCTATTGGGATGGCGCGCCGACGCTCGAAGCCGTGATTTTCCGCCCGATCACCGATGCCAATACCCGCGTCGCTGAAATGCTCTCGGGTGGTATCGACGTGCTGCTCGAAACGCCACCTGACAATATCGCGCAGTTCAGCAATGATGCGAATTATCAGGTCAAGGAAGTCGTTGGTCCGCATGTCTGGTACGTCATGCTCAACGCCAAGGACGGCCCCTTTGCCGACAAGCGAGTCCGGCAGGCCGTGAACTACGCCGTCAACAAGCAGAGCCTCGTCGACAACGTATTGCAGGGCACCGCTGGCGTTTCGGCTGGCCCAATCCCGCCTGCCTTCAACTGGGCGTACAACGAAGACGTGCAGCCCTATCCATACGATCCGGAAAAGGCCAAGGCATTGTTGGCCGAAGCTGACGCCGAGGGCGCAACGCTCACCTTCCTCGTCACCGAAGGCGGCTCGGGCATGCTTGATCCTGTGCCAATGGGCACCGCCATTCAGGCCGATCTGGCAGCCGTAGGTCTCAAGGTCGAGATCAAGACCTATGAGTGGAACACCTTCCTGTCGGAAGTGAATCCCGGTCTCGAAGGCAAGGCTGACATGGCCGAAATGGCCTGGATGACCAGCGATCCCGATACGCTCCCCTTCCTCACCCTGCGTACAGCGGCCTTCCCGGCCGAAGGCGGGTTCAACTCGAGCTATTACTCGAACCCTGAAGTCGACAAGCTGCTCGACGAGGCCCGCGTCGCGACCGATCAGAGCGTGCGCGGCGACCTCTACAAGCAGGTGCAGGCGATCACCCACGAAGATGCGCCATGGTTGTTCGTTGCCAACTGGAAGCAGAATGCGGTGGTGACCTCGGCTGTCGGTGACTTCGAGCTGCAGCCCGATTTCAGCCTCGTGCTGCGGGACGTGACCAAGCAGTAA